One Deltaproteobacteria bacterium DNA window includes the following coding sequences:
- a CDS encoding bifunctional homocysteine S-methyltransferase/methylenetetrahydrofolate reductase: protein MKPFKDIIAAGDSLLFDGAMGTLLYAKGIFINRCFEDANLSAPALVKEIYQEYVSAGAQVLTTNSFGANRFKLAGHNLGDKTSQINEAAAKIARDVAGDHAYVAGSVGPLGVRIEPWGPTSFAEARASFREQIEGLVAGGIDVLCFETFADISELQQAILAARDVAPHMPIIAHIVMNPDGNTPIGTPIEWAMKKLDEWAVDVVGLNCSVGPAPMMSAIARIRATTKRPISLQPNAGLPKDVEGRQIYMSTPEYMAEFAKDFLQAGVQFVGGCCGTAPEHIKAMANAIRHHKAMSGHETGRFVAFATPRSQDPARQNDVVEAPRVPARDKSVWARKLANGEPVYSVELLPPQGVSPDKIVANSARLKAAGIDAVNIPDGPRASARMSAIMTALMIEQRAEIETVLHYTCRDRNLLGMQSDMLGAHAIGLRNLLLVTGDPPKLGSYPDATGVFDVDAIGLTNMVHRLNGGIDLGGRSIGQPTALSIGVGVNPVHRDFEYEMKRFKYKVEAGAEWAITQPVFDLEAMYRFLDFIAKSDIKIPIIAGVWPLLSYRNAVFMNNEVPGVVIPSDIMDRMAQAKDADATKIGIDIAREMVGKLGRDVQGLQLSAPFGRVELALAIIGR from the coding sequence ATGAAGCCGTTTAAAGATATCATCGCGGCTGGCGATAGCTTGTTGTTTGACGGTGCCATGGGCACATTGCTCTACGCCAAGGGTATCTTCATTAATCGGTGCTTTGAGGATGCCAATCTATCCGCGCCGGCTTTAGTTAAGGAGATCTACCAGGAATACGTGAGTGCTGGTGCTCAAGTCCTGACGACTAACAGTTTTGGCGCCAATCGCTTTAAGCTCGCCGGACACAATCTGGGCGACAAGACCTCCCAGATCAACGAAGCCGCAGCCAAAATAGCCCGCGACGTGGCTGGAGATCACGCCTATGTGGCGGGATCGGTCGGACCGCTCGGTGTACGGATTGAGCCCTGGGGACCAACCTCATTCGCCGAGGCCAGGGCGAGCTTTCGCGAGCAGATCGAGGGGCTAGTAGCCGGTGGCATCGATGTCCTATGTTTTGAGACCTTTGCCGATATATCGGAGCTGCAACAGGCCATCCTCGCTGCGCGCGATGTTGCACCTCACATGCCCATCATTGCTCACATCGTGATGAACCCTGATGGCAATACCCCGATCGGTACACCCATTGAGTGGGCGATGAAGAAGCTTGACGAGTGGGCTGTCGACGTCGTTGGACTCAATTGTTCGGTCGGTCCTGCTCCCATGATGTCGGCCATTGCCCGGATCAGAGCCACGACCAAACGACCGATCTCGCTGCAACCCAACGCTGGACTTCCAAAGGATGTCGAGGGGCGGCAGATCTACATGAGTACGCCCGAGTACATGGCAGAGTTTGCCAAGGACTTTCTTCAGGCGGGTGTGCAATTTGTGGGTGGCTGTTGTGGGACGGCCCCCGAGCACATTAAGGCCATGGCCAACGCGATCCGCCATCACAAAGCGATGAGTGGTCATGAGACGGGGCGTTTTGTCGCTTTCGCTACGCCGCGCTCACAAGATCCCGCACGGCAAAATGATGTCGTCGAGGCACCACGTGTGCCTGCTCGAGATAAGAGTGTTTGGGCGCGTAAATTAGCAAATGGGGAGCCAGTTTACTCCGTAGAACTCTTGCCGCCCCAGGGTGTCAGCCCTGATAAAATTGTCGCCAACTCGGCGCGTCTCAAGGCTGCCGGGATAGACGCAGTCAATATTCCTGACGGGCCGCGAGCGTCAGCGCGGATGAGTGCCATCATGACGGCGCTGATGATTGAGCAGAGGGCTGAGATTGAGACTGTCCTGCACTATACGTGTCGCGACAGGAATTTACTGGGGATGCAGTCTGATATGCTCGGCGCTCACGCCATTGGACTGCGCAACCTGCTGCTGGTGACCGGTGATCCACCTAAGCTAGGTAGCTATCCTGATGCTACCGGCGTTTTCGACGTCGATGCGATCGGTCTCACCAACATGGTGCACAGGCTCAATGGTGGCATCGATCTGGGCGGGCGGAGCATTGGCCAACCAACGGCTCTCTCTATCGGCGTCGGTGTCAATCCTGTGCACCGGGACTTTGAATACGAGATGAAGCGTTTTAAGTACAAGGTTGAAGCTGGTGCTGAGTGGGCCATCACGCAACCGGTATTTGATCTGGAGGCGATGTACCGTTTTCTCGATTTCATCGCTAAATCAGACATCAAAATCCCGATCATCGCTGGTGTATGGCCGCTCCTAAGCTACCGCAACGCCGTCTTTATGAATAACGAGGTACCTGGTGTGGTCATTCCGAGCGACATTATGGACCGCATGGCGCAGGCCAAGGATGCCGACGCGACTAAGATCGGGATCGATATCGCCCGTGAGATGGTGGGGAAACTAGGCCGTGATGTCCAAGGGCTGCAGCTCTCGGCGCCCTTTGGCAGGGTCGAACTAGCGCTAGCCATTATTGGTCGCTAG
- a CDS encoding trypsin-like peptidase domain-containing protein, with protein sequence MFGEVSVPRTFKLIVVSLLLASAVACKKKPLSISTTAYILGPQSLISVITPREQSEIDPRVLNASVLISTRLGPSEVKFCSGTLIPSDLVGGNLRVVANHHCFAEVDSEGIAIQELLPEACIKTKVYLGFFAGQSESSTITECLPGSLRTTLDGDLSVFRLASKVPDQFQPLSLADPNTNLAGRQALIVHYPDIKSAKVASPDGGPKLPLAQVTRERCKIIGNFPIGHWQFDRSLPFSIKHTCDLTHGSSGSGLIDAATGQLIGVNWGGIKINDNGQTETVNVATSIGFVDAFLNFNTSKLEHQAAGALAAADLPSASKDKGGGVLHATGITKSLSCGVVGSRPDDTTSLGWVILAATPVIGMILSSGLWRRRRTKFIAGMLTLVGALLMPHQDAEASPAVASDTVASDTVTPNTVKVSPAPGWGTAYLLSAVFLAEYDSLVAYDRAAASVMKRERPLHTNEWLRAHAALGYLKAQGIKFPEMERLADQVAMDPAARAHAQFIGSFKSTDAASLQTIAATFKASKWAESWPPLSVAFMAPVPKCASSDPATMSCVPSQTTPSGQESTATADTLALNAGIQVAQRHYAEALALLVGLVERDPSFRLPYELVQRAYSWRQRGSGKVAIQGL encoded by the coding sequence ATATTTGGGGAGGTAAGTGTGCCTAGGACCTTCAAGCTGATAGTCGTCTCCTTACTCTTGGCTTCTGCCGTAGCGTGTAAAAAGAAGCCACTCTCGATAAGCACGACTGCCTATATCCTTGGGCCACAAAGTTTAATTTCCGTTATTACGCCGCGGGAGCAATCTGAGATTGATCCTCGCGTACTCAATGCTTCCGTCCTTATTTCGACCCGGCTGGGGCCATCGGAAGTAAAGTTTTGCTCTGGTACCCTGATCCCGTCGGATCTAGTCGGTGGTAATCTGCGGGTGGTGGCCAATCACCACTGCTTTGCCGAGGTCGATAGCGAAGGCATAGCAATTCAAGAGCTGCTACCGGAGGCCTGCATTAAGACCAAGGTTTATCTTGGTTTTTTTGCCGGACAGTCCGAAAGCAGTACGATCACGGAATGCTTGCCGGGGAGTTTGAGAACCACCCTGGACGGTGATCTATCAGTGTTTCGTCTAGCTTCCAAGGTACCTGACCAGTTCCAACCACTTAGTCTCGCCGATCCCAATACTAACTTAGCCGGCCGTCAGGCGTTAATCGTGCACTACCCTGACATCAAATCAGCCAAGGTCGCATCACCCGACGGTGGACCGAAACTTCCGCTAGCTCAGGTGACGCGCGAACGTTGTAAGATAATCGGTAATTTTCCGATCGGTCATTGGCAGTTTGATCGTTCGCTGCCGTTCAGTATCAAACACACCTGTGATTTGACACATGGTTCTAGTGGCTCTGGTTTAATAGACGCCGCAACTGGTCAGCTCATCGGCGTAAACTGGGGTGGGATTAAAATCAACGATAACGGTCAGACCGAGACTGTCAATGTGGCGACAAGTATTGGTTTTGTTGATGCCTTCCTAAACTTTAATACATCAAAACTTGAGCATCAGGCAGCAGGAGCCCTCGCCGCTGCGGACTTGCCGTCCGCATCCAAGGATAAGGGCGGCGGCGTTCTACACGCTACCGGTATCACTAAGAGTCTTTCTTGTGGTGTCGTTGGATCTAGACCTGACGATACGACGTCCCTAGGCTGGGTAATATTAGCGGCGACACCGGTGATCGGTATGATCCTCAGTTCTGGGCTCTGGCGTCGCCGTCGTACTAAGTTCATCGCCGGCATGCTCACTCTTGTTGGCGCTCTGTTGATGCCGCATCAAGATGCTGAAGCCTCCCCTGCGGTTGCATCTGATACGGTCGCCTCTGATACGGTCACCCCAAATACGGTCAAAGTCTCGCCAGCGCCGGGATGGGGCACGGCCTACCTTCTCAGTGCGGTTTTTTTGGCCGAATATGACAGCTTGGTCGCCTACGACCGCGCCGCAGCGTCGGTGATGAAACGAGAACGCCCGCTGCACACGAACGAGTGGCTGCGCGCTCACGCGGCACTTGGCTACCTGAAGGCTCAGGGGATAAAATTCCCCGAGATGGAGCGTCTGGCTGATCAAGTCGCTATGGACCCTGCCGCCCGCGCTCATGCTCAATTCATCGGCTCCTTCAAATCCACCGATGCAGCGAGTTTGCAGACTATTGCCGCGACCTTTAAAGCTTCAAAATGGGCGGAGAGTTGGCCGCCTCTGAGTGTTGCATTTATGGCCCCAGTCCCTAAGTGCGCGTCTTCCGACCCAGCTACTATGAGTTGCGTTCCTAGCCAAACGACTCCGAGTGGTCAAGAGAGCACTGCCACGGCCGACACTCTAGCTTTAAATGCCGGCATTCAGGTAGCCCAGCGCCACTATGCCGAGGCCCTGGCGCTCCTCGTCGGCCTGGTAGAGCGTGATCCCAGCTTTAGATTGCCATACGAGCTAGTACAGAGAGCTTATAGTTGGCGTCAGCGCGGTAGCGGCAAAGTCGCTATTCAGGGCCTTTAA
- a CDS encoding tetratricopeptide repeat protein produces the protein MAQLVMDLCSGPSMKELAMNNYLGKLIVKMRLVPLVTASLSLAGCITTSSQYGAAGEGGVMPQSSVARSGVVSQIGARDPLLAPHPRNYWLDQRQAKAMMPRAQAALATGEPELVVNMAKAKLARTPGDPGALTMLAAALTMSHQYDLAAYYAAQLEQVQPGNSFALNVKGMAAMLAHKTTMNDYRLAQDYFQKAMDNDPMQIAAGLNLGSLQLELGNARGAATVFKTVAERCGACTAAQIGYGRALARSGEFREAAAVFKDVLKKHPENPAAQYNLALVYKNGFHDKAKAQSYLVAVIKNSHNRDQSLKNRAQIVLRSLSGQKAMDERARLASDPAPSADEQDAAILMTGAEGESEEP, from the coding sequence GTGGCTCAACTGGTAATGGATTTGTGCAGTGGTCCGTCGATGAAGGAGCTGGCCATGAATAATTATTTAGGTAAGTTAATCGTCAAAATGCGGCTGGTTCCATTGGTCACTGCCAGCCTCTCGCTGGCTGGATGTATCACAACCTCGTCGCAATACGGTGCGGCTGGCGAGGGCGGTGTGATGCCGCAGTCATCCGTGGCACGCAGTGGCGTGGTCAGTCAGATCGGTGCCCGTGATCCGCTCCTAGCACCACACCCAAGAAATTATTGGTTAGATCAGCGCCAGGCCAAGGCCATGATGCCGCGGGCGCAGGCTGCCCTGGCAACTGGTGAGCCTGAGCTGGTAGTCAACATGGCTAAGGCAAAACTTGCCCGTACGCCCGGCGATCCTGGGGCATTAACGATGCTGGCGGCGGCCCTCACGATGAGTCATCAGTACGATCTTGCTGCCTACTATGCTGCGCAGCTGGAACAGGTTCAACCAGGTAACTCCTTTGCGCTTAACGTCAAAGGCATGGCCGCAATGCTAGCGCACAAGACGACGATGAATGATTACAGGTTGGCTCAAGACTACTTTCAAAAGGCGATGGATAACGATCCCATGCAGATTGCTGCTGGCCTCAATCTCGGTAGTTTGCAACTTGAGTTAGGAAACGCGCGCGGTGCGGCGACCGTGTTTAAAACCGTAGCTGAGCGCTGCGGGGCATGTACTGCGGCTCAAATAGGTTACGGTCGGGCGCTGGCCCGCTCGGGTGAATTTAGGGAGGCTGCCGCTGTTTTCAAAGACGTGCTCAAGAAGCATCCAGAGAACCCTGCCGCTCAGTATAACTTAGCTCTGGTCTACAAGAACGGCTTTCATGATAAGGCCAAGGCGCAATCCTACCTGGTGGCGGTTATTAAGAACTCCCACAACCGCGATCAGAGCTTGAAGAATCGGGCGCAAATTGTGCTGCGGTCACTGTCAGGGCAAAAAGCGATGGACGAGCGTGCACGCCTAGCTTCCGATCCTGCACCCAGCGCTGATGAGCAGGATGCTGCGATACTTATGACTGGTGCCGAGGGAGAATCTGAGGAACCATGA
- a CDS encoding type IV pilus twitching motility protein PilT, producing MIGDAGISDGRNRIDQVLAELVKRKGSDLHMTCGEPLCFRIDGEITRITLTPSSPADVEAYLAPIIPKRNLAELASSNDTDFAYEIRNVGRFRVNVFRDKNGIGSVMRHIPSQILTAEQLNLPPAITKFCGLTKGLVLVTGPTGSGKSTTLAAMIDLINKKRPDHILTIEDPIEFVHPQQKALVNQREVHRHTASFSRALKAALREDPDIVLIGEMRDLETVAIAIETAETGHLVFGTLHTNTAVSTIDRIIDQFPTDRQQQIRMMLSSSLKGVVAQTLLRKKSGGRVAAHEILVTSDAVCAMIREGKNHMIANHMQTQKQDGNILLNESLFKLVREGTVDAEDALRKAVDKNGLADMMRRAGINVGSPAIATNAGTPPTPPPRPPGTPSR from the coding sequence ATGATCGGAGATGCCGGCATTAGTGACGGGCGTAATCGTATCGATCAGGTGCTTGCAGAGCTGGTAAAGCGCAAGGGAAGCGACTTGCATATGACCTGCGGTGAGCCGCTCTGTTTCCGCATCGACGGTGAAATCACCCGCATCACGCTAACGCCAAGCTCGCCAGCTGATGTTGAGGCTTACCTGGCACCAATTATTCCCAAACGCAATTTAGCGGAGCTTGCATCGAGTAACGATACCGACTTTGCTTACGAGATTCGTAATGTTGGTCGCTTCCGTGTAAACGTCTTTAGAGACAAGAACGGCATTGGCAGCGTTATGCGTCACATTCCGTCGCAAATTCTCACGGCCGAGCAGCTGAACTTACCACCGGCGATTACTAAGTTCTGTGGGCTCACCAAAGGCTTGGTCCTAGTAACAGGACCTACTGGTAGCGGTAAGTCGACGACCTTGGCAGCAATGATCGATCTGATCAACAAAAAGAGACCTGACCACATACTGACTATCGAAGACCCGATCGAATTTGTCCATCCGCAGCAAAAAGCGTTAGTCAATCAGCGCGAAGTCCATCGGCACACTGCGTCATTTTCACGAGCACTCAAAGCAGCCTTACGCGAGGATCCTGACATCGTGCTTATTGGTGAGATGCGCGATTTAGAGACTGTGGCAATCGCTATTGAAACGGCCGAAACGGGGCACTTGGTGTTTGGCACCCTACATACGAATACAGCAGTATCGACGATCGATCGGATCATCGACCAATTCCCAACTGATAGACAGCAGCAAATCCGCATGATGCTTTCGTCTTCGCTCAAAGGTGTCGTCGCTCAAACCTTACTCCGTAAAAAGAGCGGTGGCCGCGTTGCAGCTCACGAGATTCTGGTCACCAGTGACGCCGTGTGCGCGATGATCCGTGAAGGCAAGAATCACATGATCGCCAACCACATGCAGACACAAAAACAGGACGGCAACATTCTACTGAATGAATCGCTCTTTAAGCTCGTCCGTGAAGGCACAGTCGATGCCGAAGATGCCCTACGTAAAGCAGTCGACAAAAACGGTCTCGCCGACATGATGCGCCGTGCGGGCATTAACGTGGGCAGCCCCGCTATCGCGACGAATGCAGGCACACCACCGACACCACCGCCGCGGCCACCGGGGACGCCAAGTCGATGA
- a CDS encoding glycosyltransferase: protein MTSMGFSIIVPVKEINAYIHESVPITLRLDYDDFEIIILPNDPVDVAKLPEYLRHPKVRIIASGRVSPAIKRDIGARASSYDYLAFLDDDAYPRSDWLRVAEATFTSHQVEALGGPGVTPTDSSLGEQASGLFYESLIGGGGLTYRYRSGASSFFVDDYPTVNLVVKKAAFNAVGGFDNNYWPGEDTKFCLDLVNAGFKILYVPNLVVWHHRRQLLFPHLKQVGGYGKHRGYFVRIFPQTSRRITYFVPSIFAIGNVVLLVLSLLSPFVAKIWLAGLSLYLLASVIDIFLRTRSLVLGILTSFVTYCSHMTYGFMFIRGLTSTSHFRSQLR from the coding sequence ATGACGTCGATGGGCTTTTCGATCATAGTTCCTGTTAAAGAGATCAACGCCTACATCCACGAATCCGTCCCGATCACACTCAGGCTCGATTACGATGATTTTGAAATCATCATCCTACCCAATGACCCGGTGGATGTTGCGAAGCTACCGGAATACCTAAGACACCCTAAGGTGCGTATCATCGCCTCAGGCCGCGTTAGCCCAGCGATCAAAAGGGATATCGGAGCACGCGCCAGTAGCTATGATTATCTCGCTTTCCTCGACGATGACGCCTATCCACGTAGCGACTGGCTCAGGGTCGCCGAGGCCACCTTTACTAGTCATCAAGTCGAGGCCCTTGGTGGCCCAGGAGTCACTCCTACGGACAGTTCTCTCGGAGAGCAGGCTTCGGGTCTTTTTTATGAATCTTTGATAGGGGGAGGTGGCCTCACCTATCGTTATAGGTCTGGCGCCAGCTCATTTTTTGTCGATGACTACCCCACGGTCAATTTGGTCGTAAAAAAGGCGGCATTTAACGCCGTTGGTGGATTTGACAACAACTACTGGCCAGGGGAAGACACAAAATTCTGCCTGGATTTAGTGAATGCCGGTTTTAAGATCCTCTATGTGCCAAATTTAGTGGTCTGGCACCATCGCCGGCAACTGCTATTCCCGCACTTAAAGCAAGTGGGTGGATACGGGAAACACAGGGGATATTTTGTCCGGATTTTCCCCCAAACCTCCCGCCGCATCACGTACTTTGTCCCTAGTATATTCGCTATTGGTAACGTGGTGCTTCTCGTTTTATCTCTACTCTCACCGTTCGTGGCCAAAATTTGGCTAGCCGGGCTATCCCTTTATCTACTCGCCAGTGTCATCGACATTTTTCTCCGCACCCGCAGTCTGGTGCTCGGTATCCTAACCAGCTTCGTCACCTACTGTTCCCACATGACCTATGGGTTCATGTTTATTCGAGGTCTCACATCGACCTCGCATTTCCGTAGTCAGCTCAGATGA